A window of the Gossypium hirsutum isolate 1008001.06 chromosome A05, Gossypium_hirsutum_v2.1, whole genome shotgun sequence genome harbors these coding sequences:
- the LOC107959315 gene encoding serine/threonine-protein kinase UCNL — protein MVMDNPPSSPSFPPELDLDHLKAIKILGKGALGSVFLVHHTSTDPIAPSPFALKVVQRSKPDSDRRARWEIEVLSRLSPPNPTPHHPFLPRLLGLLQTPDLIAWAVPYCPGSDLHALRYRQHDRVFSAPVIQFYLAEIICALDHLHSLGIVYRDLKPENILIQHSGHVTLTDFDLSRNLKKKQLSETVADLKMDPNLSPAIPVRRNFIRWVPAVADNKYRKAYKKPKPARVSPVSRRKPSFSNGERSNSFVGTEEYMSPEVVRGDGHEFAVDWWALGILTYEMLYGATPFKGKSRKETFRNVLYKEPEFIGQRSDLTDLIQRLLHKDPRKRLGYHKGACEIKEHAFFKGVRWDLLTEVLRPPFIPSIEEGDLTERGQIDIKKYYESLKTPLSMPPSPLPSPSSENTRNVSFSEF, from the coding sequence ATGGTTATGGATAATCCTCCATCTTCACCCTCATTTCCACCTGAGTTAGATTTGGACCACCTCAAAGCCATCAAAATCCTGGGCAAAGGAGCTTTGGGTTCTGTCTTTCTCGTGCACCACACTTCTACCGACCCCATCGCTCCTTCCCCGTTTGCCCTTAAGGTTGTACAAAGATCCAAACCTGATTCTGACCGTCGTGCCCGTTGGGAGATCGAGGTCTTGTCCAGGCTTTCCCCTCCCAACCCTACTCCTCACCACCCATTTCTCCCTCGTCTTTTGGGCCTTCTCCAAACCCCCGACCTTATTGCCTGGGCTGTCCCTTACTGCCCTGGCTCTGACCTCCACGCCCTTCGTTACCGTCAACACGACCGCGTTTTCTCCGCCCCTGTCATCCAATTTTACCTCGCCGAGATTATTTGCGCTCTAGACCACCTGCATTCCCTGGGCATCGTTTACCGAGATCTCAAGCCTGAAAACATTCTCATTCAACACTCCGGTCACGTCACTTTAACGGATTTCGACCTTTCACGCAACTTAAAGAAGAAGCAATTATCAGAAACTGTAGCTGACCTCAAAATGGATCCGAATTTATCGCCTGCCATTCCGGTTCGACGAAACTTTATCCGATGGGTCCCCGCCGTAGCTGATAACAAATACCGCAAAGCTTATAAGAAACCAAAACCAGCCCGAGTCAGCCCAGTGAGTCGAAGGAAACCTAGTTTCTCAAACGGGGAACGTTCCAACTCCTTCGTGGGCACCGAGGAATACATGTCACCTGAAGTAGTACGTGGAGATGGACATGAGTTCGCCGTCGATTGGTGGGCTCTCGGAATTCTAACCTACGAGATGCTCTACGGTGCGACACCTTTCAAAGGGAAGAGCAGGAAGGAGACGTTTCGAAACGTTTTGTACAAAGAGCCGGAGTTCATCGGACAACGAAGCGATTTGACTGATTTGATCCAACGGTTACTACACAAGGATCCAAGAAAAAGACTCGGGTATCACAAAGGCGCGTGCGAGATCAAAGAGCACGCGTTCTTCAAAGGGGTCAGGTGGGACCTCTTGACGGAGGTATTACGACCGCCGTTTATTCCCTCAATCGAAGAGGGCGACTTGACGGAGAGAGGCCAAATAGATATAAAGAAATATTATGAGAGTTTGAAGACTCCATTGTCAATGCCACCGTCACCACTACCGTCGCCGTCATCGGAGAATACACGAAACGTTTCTTTCTCGGAGTTCTAA
- the LOC107959314 gene encoding protein slowmo homolog isoform X1 has protein sequence MGCSVLDDLSFVMVKAYAQEHIYKHPWERVTSASWRKFADPENKRTLSHILEVDTLNRKLDPLSGKLYTTRALTIHAPGPWFVRKIIGQDICHCVESTVVDAQSKSMQLTTRNVSLQKFIEVEEKIRYDPHPDNPTGWTICRQETSIRIKPLSTLASMAEKVEQRCAERFMQNSVKGREVMERICKYLEAESSGMTL, from the exons ATGGGTTGTTCAGTTTTGGATGATCTAT CTTTCGTGATGGTGAAAGCATATGCGCAAGAGCACATTTACAAACATCCATGGGAGCGAGTAACTTCTGCATCTTGGCGTAAGTTTGCTGACCCTGAAAACAAGCGTACCTTGTCTCATATTCTAGAAGTTGACACATTGAATCGCAAACTCGATCCTCTCTCTGGTAAGCTTTACACTACTCGGGCTCTTACCATCCATGCTCCAGGGCCATGGTTTGTTCGCAAAATCATTGGCCAGGACATCTGCCACTGTGTTGAATCAACAGTGGTTGATGCCCAATCAAAGTCAATGCAGCTTACAACCCGTAATGTCAGTCTTCAGAAGTTTATAGAAGTAGAGGAGAAAATAAGGTATGATCCTCACCCAGATAATCCAACAGGATGGACCATTTGTCGACAGGAGACCAGCATTCGTATTAAGCCATTATCAACTCTGGCATCCATGGCTGAGAAAGTGGAGCAACGATGTGCTGAGAGGTTTATGCAAAATAGTGTGAAGGGCAGAGAGGTTATGGAGAGGATCTGCAAGTATCTCGAAGCTGAATCTAGTGGGATGACTCTATAA
- the LOC107959314 gene encoding protein slowmo homolog isoform X2: MVKAYAQEHIYKHPWERVTSASWRKFADPENKRTLSHILEVDTLNRKLDPLSGKLYTTRALTIHAPGPWFVRKIIGQDICHCVESTVVDAQSKSMQLTTRNVSLQKFIEVEEKIRYDPHPDNPTGWTICRQETSIRIKPLSTLASMAEKVEQRCAERFMQNSVKGREVMERICKYLEAESSGMTL, translated from the coding sequence ATGGTGAAAGCATATGCGCAAGAGCACATTTACAAACATCCATGGGAGCGAGTAACTTCTGCATCTTGGCGTAAGTTTGCTGACCCTGAAAACAAGCGTACCTTGTCTCATATTCTAGAAGTTGACACATTGAATCGCAAACTCGATCCTCTCTCTGGTAAGCTTTACACTACTCGGGCTCTTACCATCCATGCTCCAGGGCCATGGTTTGTTCGCAAAATCATTGGCCAGGACATCTGCCACTGTGTTGAATCAACAGTGGTTGATGCCCAATCAAAGTCAATGCAGCTTACAACCCGTAATGTCAGTCTTCAGAAGTTTATAGAAGTAGAGGAGAAAATAAGGTATGATCCTCACCCAGATAATCCAACAGGATGGACCATTTGTCGACAGGAGACCAGCATTCGTATTAAGCCATTATCAACTCTGGCATCCATGGCTGAGAAAGTGGAGCAACGATGTGCTGAGAGGTTTATGCAAAATAGTGTGAAGGGCAGAGAGGTTATGGAGAGGATCTGCAAGTATCTCGAAGCTGAATCTAGTGGGATGACTCTATAA
- the LOC107959313 gene encoding outer envelope protein 80, chloroplastic, which translates to MHRNDGVCFTSSSFKIPLSPPSQTLASPLSRARHSLFQLLHSLRNRSLPPTTSTHSPLLCCSSLSLTAQTYNLVNAPLLCSASLALSQPYSPDSTQSGSEVPQKGQSTTTGRYDEERVLISEVLVRNKDGEELERKDLEMEALTALKACRANSALTVREVQEDVHRIIDSGYFSSCMPVAVDTRDGIRLVFQVEPNQEFHGLVCEGANVLPSKFLEDAFRDGHGKVVNLKRLDEVINSINGWYMERGLFGLVSGVDIFSGGIIRLQVAEAEVNNISIRFLDRKTGEPTKGKTKPETILRQLTTKKGQVYSMLQGKRDVDTVSTMGLMADVSIIPQPAGDAGKVDLVMNVVERPSGGFSAGGGISSGITSGPLSGLIGSFAYSHRNLFGRNQKLNISLERGQIDSIFRINYTDPWIEGDDKRTSRTIIIQNSRTPGTLVHGNQHDNSSLSIGRVTAGIEFSRPLRPKWSGTAGLIFQHAGARDEKGNPIIKDFYGSPLTASGKPYDDMLVAKFECVYTGSGDQGSSMFAFNMEQGLPVMPEWLFFNRVNARARKGVEIGPTRLLLSLSGGKVVGNFSPHEAFAIGGTNSVRGYEEGAVGSGRSYVVGSSEVSFPMLGPVEGVIFADYGHDLWSGPSVPGDPAGARYKPGSGYGYGFGIRVDSPLGPLRLEYAFNDRQAKRFHFGVGHRN; encoded by the exons ATGCATCGCAACGATGGCGTTTGTTTCACCTCCTCTTCTTTCAAAATCCCTCTCTCTCCTCCCTCCCAAACCCTAGCCTCTCCCCTCTCCAGAGCTCGTCACTCCCTTTTCCAACTTCTTCACTCCCTCAGGAATCGCTCCCTCCCTCCTACCACATCCACTCACTCTCCCCTACTATGCTGTTCGTCTCTCTCTCTAACCGCCCAGACCTACAACCTTGTTAATGCGCCTCTGCTATGTTCCGCTTCCTTGGCCCTGTCTCAACCCTACTCTCCCGACTCCACTCAGTCCGGCTCGGAGGTGCCTCAGAAGGGACAGTCCACTACCACTGGTCGTTACGACGAGGAGAGGGTTTTGATAAGCGAGGTTCTTGTCAGGAACAAAGATGGAGAGGAGTTGGAGCGGAAAGACCTTGAAATGGAAGCCCTTACCGCGTTGAAAGCTTGCCGAGCCAACTCTGCCTTGACTGTGCGGGAGGTTCAGGAAGATGTCCACCGGATCATCGATAGCGGTTACTTCTCTTCCTGTATGCCTGTGGCCGTTGACACGCGGGATGGTATCAGATTGGTGTTTCAA GTAGAACCAAATCAGGAGTTCCACGGATTGGTCTGTGAAGGAGCCAATGTTCTTCCATCAAAGTTTCTTGAGGATGCTTTTCGTGATGGAcatg GAAAAGTGGTAAATCTCAAGCGTTTGGATGAAGTAATTAATTCCATCAATGGATGGTATATGGAACGTGGTCTTTTTGGGTTG GTTTCTGGAGTAGATATTTTTTCTGGAGGTATTATAAGGTTACAAGTTGCAGAAGCTGAGGTCAACAATATATCTATACGCTTCCTTGATCGAAAGAC TGGTGAACCAACTAAAGGGAAGACAAAGCCTGAAACAATACTTAGGCAACTCACTACCAAGAAGGGACAG GTGTATAGTATGCTTCAAGGGAAAAGAGATGTGGATACAGTGTCAACTATGGGTCTTATGGCAGATGTCAGTATCATTCCTCAACCAGCTGGAG ATGCTGGTAAagttgatttggtaatgaatgttGTTGAACGTCCAAGTGGTGGTTTTTCTGCTGGTGGTGGAATATCAAGCGG GATTACAAGTGGCCCTTTATCAGGACTTATTGGAAG CTTTGCATATTCTCATAGAAATTTGTTTGGAAGAAACCAAAAGCTTAACATTTCCTTAGAGAGGGGCCAAATCGACTCTATATTCCGCATTAACTATACAGACCCATGGATTGAAGGAGATGATAAGAGGACATCTAGAACAATAATTATCCAG aATTCAAGAACCCCAGGGACACTTGTGCATGGTAACCAACATGACAATAGCAGTCTGAGCATTGGCCGTGTAACAGCTGGTATAGAGTTTAGTCGACCACTGAGGCCAAAATGGAGTGGGACAGCAGGTCTTATTTTTCAG CATGCTGGTGCTCGTGATGAAAAAGGAAATCCAATTATCAAGGACTTCTATGGCAGCCCACTTACTGCAAG TGGTAAGCCTTACGACGATATGTTAGTGGCTAAATTTGAATGTGTCTATACTGGTTCTGGTGATCAAGGTTCCTCCATG TTTGCATTTAACATGGAACAAGGGCTTCCTGTCATGCCTGAGTGGTTGTTCTTCAACAGAGTGAATGCTCGGGCAAGAAAAGGTGTTGAAATTGGTCCTACTCGCCTTCTTTTAAG TTTGTCTGGTGGGAAAGTGGTGGGAAATTTTTCTCCTCACGAAGCGTTTGCTATTGGTGGAACAaacagtgtgagaggttatgaaGAAGGTGCTGTGGGCTCCGGACGATCTTATGTAGTTGGATCTAGTGAAGTTTCTTTCCCAATG CTGGGGCCTGTGGAAGGTGTTATTTTTGCTGATTACGGACATGATCTATGGTCAGGCCCCAGTGTGCCTG GTGATCCTGCAGGGGCAAGATATAAGCCTGGAAGTGGATATGGATATGGTTTTGGCATCCGAGTGGACTCACCGTTAGGGCCTTTGCGACTCGAATATGCTTTTAACGATAGGCAGGCAAAAAGGTTTCACTTTGGGGTTGGCCATCGGAACTAA